The Temnothorax longispinosus isolate EJ_2023e chromosome 7, Tlon_JGU_v1, whole genome shotgun sequence genome contains a region encoding:
- the LOC139816707 gene encoding uncharacterized protein isoform X6, with protein sequence MQQPQSRPLLGDSVSSTTSPNARHNNPVTVLTQQQLQQLQQLQAQNSSGQSLTFALQQTSNNPQEQGNGSATGNHIVYVNQLNQLNQSTINPSGTGMGLPPATPTFGVGLNMGLPLSLSLNTSLTSLTSNVITTSNPLLNLGLPSISTGLTAINPSLNQLNAINSNIGSNSINNSLSNLGQDLNSINTGVNTGINRLNTINSTNINSGLSGVSAGLTGPNLTSLNSSSVNQNLATLNTNLTVANSGVSALSAINPNTNLATTSINSGVNQGLNRPANALATGLTPTSLNSSSTQFPFQTIQSIQTIAPHIVASSNIAHVPNSAISQHPNSNISTISQISNSGTLTSSSIFTSTPSESIHATTANVNHASNVNLTTNIPHLGTMHPNLSNISTSNVQHISASNEPTMSLSHVSSLSSSQSTGFQPQRQYSQGISPGLNASVALTGTTQPSNVVRPNTPILQQGMQVLQIIHGTPQGYQSTPTQLVTRTQLFGNQQIQIAAGKPTKQPPQILPKPPNQQICNASQQKSQRVTTTITNQVTQQSQPQIVLAGPQPSPTTATMIPTAQGLLLNQVLPSTGPVIVQQQPGGVQLILRTPAGAQQQTHTAQLTQQQLVRVVTAQGMQLQGIAPTFFAVPNGFPSAAPPVIRHTPTSPAPANSGTSNPIVIQNAMVQSPQSQISQVTSGNTTGNTSCTQPVSEQNLLPPPKKKAKKKKKAKRKDDEPKLDLARIIKISGIGDDDDIFDSELTTETEVPCQTQQSEVNLGQPLGQLSSQGTVPASPTLTQVPATNTTNTQASASQPLNNQLVTQLQMPVQNTLTGQFRISIGEDGKQLILQHQPEPNQPEMDGATAQALIRSLTQSSGQNSQIISQFFSQTQNTPQSAPNTTQQRQKYAKSPLSSGNQASGNTISSTCSQNVICTTSPHHGQICSKINQQKNTNVPQETNSLPNICVQSSLGPLQETQTSKNVNVQKLMQAKNVQSALSQTSNNTPLNPPDVLSKPSSMYGIQGSRISNASQTSSNQQNSNLSLQKSSQVRLMNTCVTNIRKNLGKQPAHRQHAHVQKSLPGSSIAQNDHMSKTNQSLQQTSQQETLTLQQESPLFQHNQQITAQTVQTQNVQQIFEQNLQSSNIHHNSMNILQQQSSCNTMQQHDTMNVLHSSIQQNTINVLQQNTAGNVQNIEQNLSGIKDIAHAQQNVMTSLQQQNTSAVLHNTSVQQNVNVQQQKVVTANTFSSVNAHHFESQNSANVVQQGINTQQNNQNQNILITTAPTSNTAQPNESQNVESQGANILNSAANSILNNAPKITPEILNALRNLNPNDQLLIANANGQMQVISQQLLQQLLAGQLNATNQTQNQNQTQKIVIGEPDASNQNLQGVQINTPTSQIIVNSSGGAPTIQNNIQNIVVQAAPSQMPQHIQIQNSGFPSQFIDNLNQQQIRNLGNNPPKKTKIVKKTKVAVTAQSINSQTKTVTVTRPTMVTSNLQKVDHTNKINTTVSHSTNPTKSEPTQIIANGPLITSSAGSHVSVPSNGQMVQRVQTIQLPAQLQQSLKNIQSQIQALLSRKSGTSHDQTALAKLYQEQAKILASGKVVSTTTHSVNSTTETTFSVNVVSTVASTIHSQNSFKNQTSAAQTQTQTSTAAMPVTSQTLSSTTTMPSSSNSSFINNITVPQSIQGQQSSISNTCVTQSMQQTHVKQHKFYQNHGTQMLNPSSANMQIFSPPITSVATSQLQSSAQQLTQLQTQQTGIQCQQQSTQCQTDPLDFKPNIQTPSPVKQELSSPIQVQVQSGSPASQVTSPRMINKGTQRIQSPVNTNGNTMKQLVSPNSNSNPLISPRQGVKRRAISPICRQVNRSDVVEQQLKTDQNGATNPDMNTPFSGKRDACKRLVRYHCLNEQVLGPKDLTKADEIFEETAKHLLNKFSSMINKYTYLLLMESMREVRTSELMMIDRSFVSEEQSILQRLKEQEAKLNAEFKKEEKPLVPKVEPGLVEENKSTLTASSPLVNVSVKRELEDDFPSDEMECKPVIKTTSSTSGDYDEWLEIQKALGVYPSTADTLKCKNGNNSGSGACAVARSSKIERTRANGECLRANVANTNLPGVSNAIMKDDCEQDVNTSFDRRWSSATDLERDLSEDTDLDELALHSQTQCPSSTAHVTSSESGNTGNEHDEINAQVQSAIDSILNLKQRPTNTLTGSGSGSSSSQSGDSKDTALDQAVRSILGS encoded by the exons ATGCAGCAGCCTCAGTCACGCCCTCTTCTTGGGGACTCAGTATCCTCTACAACTTCCCCGAATGCGCGTCATAATAATCCAGTTACAGTTTTGACCCAACAACAA TTGCAGCAATTACAACAGTTACAAGCCCAGAATAGCAGTGGCCAGTCGCTAACATTTGCTTTGCAACAGACATCAAATAAT CCACAAGAGCAAGGAAATGGGTCAGCAACTGGAAATCACATAGTCTACGTAAATCAGTTGAATCAATTGAATCAGAGTACCATAAATCCCTCGGGGACTGGTATGGGCCTACCCCCGGCCACCCCCACTTTTGGGGTGGGCCTTAATATGGGATTGCCACTATCACTATCACTAAATACCAGTCTTACTTCTCTCACGTCCAATGTTATCACCACATCAAATCCTCTGCTGAATTTGGGCTTGCCGAGTATAAGCACAGGGCTAACCGCGATAAATCCTAGCCTGAATCAATTAAATGCTATCAACTCCAACATTGGCTCAAACAGTATTAACAACAGTTTGTCCAATTTGGGACAAGATTTGAATAGCATTAATACGGGGGTTAATACCGGGATAAACAGGCTCAATACGATAAATTCCACGAATATTAATTCTGGGCTATCTGGAGTAAGCGCTGGACTGACCGGTCCAAATCTGACGAGTCTAAACTCATCGAGCGTGAATCAGAATCTTGCTACGTTGAATACCAATTTAACCGTCGCGAATTCCGGCGTATCAGCTTTATCTGCTATTAATCCAAATACGAATTTGGCTACCACTAGTATAAATTCTGGTGTGAATCAGGGTCTTAATCGACCTGCAAATGCTCTGGCAACTGGTCTGACGCCAACTAGTTTGAATTCCAGCAGTACACAATTTCCATTCCAAACGATACAGAGCATTCAGACTATTGCACCACACATCGTTGCATCGTCAAATATAGCACATGTACCAAACTCTGCTATATCGCAACATCCTAATTCGAACATCTCAACAATCTCACAAATCTCTAACTCCGGAACTTTGACGAGTTCCAGCATATTCACGAGCACTCCGAGCGAATCGATTCATGCGACCACTGCAAATGTGAATCACGCTTCAAACGTGAATCTCACTACGAACATACCGCACCTTGGTACAATGCACcctaatttatcaaatatatcgaCGTCTAATGTACAACATATATCCGCATCCAATGAACCGACTATGTCATTGAGTCATGTTTCTTCTTTAAGTTCCTCCCAGTCGACTGGATTTCAACCACAGCGACAGTATTCACAGGGGATAAGCCCCGGGTTAAATGCGTCAGTAGCATTAACAGGCACAACGCAACCGTCGAATGTG gttagGCCTAATACACCCATACTACAGCAAGGAATGCAGGTGTTACAAATAATTCACGGTACACCACAGGGTTATCAATCTACCCCTACCCAACTGGTGACTAGAACCCAGTTATTTGGAAATCAACAGATACAAATAGCGGCGGGTAAGCCCACCAAGCAACCACCGCAAATTTTGCCAAAACCACCAAATCAGCAAATTTGTAATGCTTCTCAACAAAAGTCGCAAAGAGTTACCACTACAATTACAAATCAG gTAACGCAGCAGAGTCAGCCGCAAATTGTTCTTGCTGGACCACAACCAAGTCCAACTACAGCAACAATGATCCCAACAGCACAGGGTTTGCTACTGAATCag GTATTGCCGTCTACCGGACCTGTCATTGTACAGCAGCAGCCAGGAGGCGTTCAACTCATACTAAGGACGCCAGCAGGCGCGCAGCAACAAACGCATACTGCACAG tTAACACAACAGCAATTGGTGAGGGTTGTCACAGCACAAGGTATGCAACTGCAGGGGATTGCGCCCACATTCTTCGCTGTACCCAACGGATTTCCTTCAGCCGCTCCTCCAGTAATAAGGCATACCCCAACTAGTCCTGCGCCAG ctaATTCAGGAACTAGCAATCCCATCGTAATTCAGAATGCTATGGTACAAAGTCCTCAGTCGCAAATCTCACAAGTTACATCTGGTAACACTACTGGCAATACTTCGTGCACGCAACCTGTCTCCGAACAAAATCTGTTGCCGCCTCCTAAGAAGAAagcgaaaaagaagaagaaagccAAACGAAAAGATGACGAACCGAAGTTAGATCTTGCCcgtatcataaaaatatcggGTATTGGGGATGACGATGATATCTTTGATTCTGAGTTGACAACTGAAACCGAGGTTCCTTGTCAAACGCAGCAAAGCGAAGTTAATCTCGGGCAACCTCTAGGCCAACTTTCATCGCAAGGAACAGTTCCTGCTAGCCCTACTCTAACTCAAGTACCTGCAACGAACACAACGAACACGCAAGCTTCTGCATCGCAACCACTTAACAATCAGCTTGTCACCCAACTCCAGATGCCTGTACAAAATACGCTAACGGGACAATTTCGTATATCGATTGGAGAAGACGGAAAACAACTTATTTTGCAGCATCAGCCCGAACCCAATCAACCAGAAATGGATGGAGCGACAGCGCAAGCTTTGATACGATCCCTGACTCAAAGTAGCGGACAAAATTCGCAGATTATCTCGCAATTTTTCAGCCAAACGCAAAATACGCCACAGTCCGCTCCAAATACGACCCAGCAGAGGCAAAAGTATGCCAAATCTCCTTTATCTAGTGGAAATCAAGCTTCAGGCAATACTATAAGTTCCACATGCTCGCAAAATGTCATTTGCACTACTAGTCCGCATCATGGCCAGATATGTTCGAAGATTAATCAGCAGAAGAATACAAACGTTCCTCAAGAGACTAACTCGCTACCTAATATCTGCGTTCAAAGTAGCCTCGGACCTTTACAGGAGACGCAAACGTCTAAGAACGTCAATGTACAAAAACTGATGCAAGCTAAGAATGTTCAATCTGCATTGTCACAAACGAGCAATAATACTCCTTTGAATCCCCCAGATGTCTTATCAAAGCCTTCGTCTATGTATGGCATTCAAGGTTCTCGAATATCTAATGCAAGTCAGACGAGTTCCAATCAACAAAATTCCAATCTTTCTCTACAAAAGTCTAGTCAGGTACGACTCATGAACACTTGTGTAACAAATATACGGAAAAATTTGGGAAAGCAGCCAGCGCACCGACAACACGCTCATGTGCAAAAATCATTACCCGGTAGCTCAATAGCACAAAACGACCATATGTCCAAGACTAATCAGAGTCTTCAGCAAACGAGTCAACAGGAGACTCTAACATTGCAGCAGGAATCGCCACTGTTTCAACATAATCAACAGATCACTGCGCAAACCGTACAAACTCAAAATGTGCAACAAATATTTGAACAAAACTTACAGAGCTCAAACATTCATCATAATTCCATGAATATATTGCAGCAACAAAGTTCTTGTAACACCATGCAACAACACGATACCATGAATGTTTTACACTCGAGTATTCAACAAAATACGATTAATGTGCTGCAACAAAATACAGCCGGTAATGTTCAGAATATAGAACAAAATTTGTCGGGTATCAAGGATATAGCACACGCGCAGCAGAATGTCATGACCAGTTTGCAACAACAAAATACGTCTGCTGTTTTACACAACACGAGTGTTCAGCAAAATGTGAATGTTCAGCAACAGAAGGTAGTGACAGCAAATACCTTCTCCTCCGTTAATGCACATCACTTCGAGTCTCAGAACTCGGCTAACGTCGTGCAGCAAGGAATCAATACGCAACAAAATAATCAGAATCAGAATATATTGATTACGACCGCTCCTACTTCTAATACCGCCCAGCCGAACGAATCTCAAAATGTCGAATCCCAAGGCGCAAATATATTGAACTCGGCGGCGAACAGTATACTAAATAACGCACCTAAAATCACGCCTGAAATTTTAAATGCGTTGAGAAACTTGAATCCTAACGATCAGCTGCTAATCGCGAACGCGAATGGTCAGATGCAGGTGATCAGTCAGCAGCTCTTGCAACAACTTTTGGCTGGACAGTTAAACGCGACAAATCAGACACAGAATCAAAATCAAACGCAGAAGATAGTGATTGGCGAGCCGGATGCAAGTAATCAGAATCTGCAAGGAGTTCAGATCAACACTCCAACGAGCCAGATAATCGTCAACAGTTCTGGTGGAGCCCCAACAatccaaaataatattcagaaCATCGTGGTGCAAGCTGCACCGTCCCAGATGCCGCAACATATACAAATTCAAAATTCCGGCTTTCCTAGTCAATTTATTGACAATCTAAATCAACAACAAATTAGGAACTTGGGCAACAATCCACCAAAGAAGACGAAAATCGTGAAAAAGACGAAAGTTGCTGTTACTGCTCAAAGCATAAACTCACAG acGAAGACAGTAACCGTTACTCGACCAACAATGGTTACGTCCAATTTACAAAAAGTTGATcatactaataaaataaacacgaCGGTATCTCATAGTACAAATCCTACTAAGAGCGAACCAACTCAGATCATTGCCAATGGTCCTTTAATTACATCCTCTGCCGGCAGTCACGTATCAGTTCCCTCAAATGGGCAAATGGTACAAAGAGTACAAACTATTCAGCTTCCTGCTCAATTGCAGCAATCGCTGAAGAACATTCAGTCACAAATCCAAGCTCTTTTATCTCGAAAATCTGGTACGTCGCACGATCAGACGGCGTTGGCGAAATTGTACCAAGAGCAAGCAAAGATATTAGCCAGTGGGAAAGTCGTTAGCACTACTACACATTCTGTCAACAGC ACGACCGAAACGACGTTCAGTGTAAACGTAGTTTCAACAGTTGCGTCGACTATACATTCGCAAAATTCATTCAAGAACCAGACATCAGCGGCGCAAACACAGACACAAACTTCCACCGCTGCTATGCCAGTAACATCTCAAACTCTAAGTTCAACTACAACAATGCCAAGTAGCTCGAATAGTagtttcattaataatattacg GTGCCGCAAAGTATACAAGGGCAACAATCGAGTATATCGAATACTTGTGTGACACAGAGTATGCAGCAGACGCACGTCAAACAGCATAAGTTTTATCAGAACCACGGGACTCAGATGTTGAATCCGTCCTCTGCGAACATGCAAATCTTCTCGCCGCCTATTACCTCCGTAGCAACTTCACAGTTACAGAGCAGCGCACAACAATTGACCCAATTGCAAACGCAGCAAACAGGCATACAGTGTCAACAACAATCGACGCAGTGTCAGACAGACCCGTTGGATTTCAAACCGAATATACAGACACCGAGCCCTGTGAAACAAGAGCTCTCGTCCCCTATTCAAGTGCAAGTTCAAAGCGGCTCGCCTGCGAGTCAGGTGACCTCGCCTAGAATGATAAACAAGGGAACGCAAAGGATTCAGAGCCCTGTAAATACCAACGGGAATACGATGAAGCAACTCGTCAGTCCTAATAGCAACTCCAATCCTTTGATAAGTCCGAGGCAAGGCGTAAAAAGGCGTGCGATTAGCCCGATTTGCAGGCAGGTCAACCGCAGTGATGT AGTGGAACAGCAACTAAAAACCGATCAAAATGGCGCAACCAATCCAGATATGAATACACCATTCTCAGGCAAGCGTGATGCTTGCAAACGTTTGGTACGATATCATTGTTTAAATGAGCAAGTACTAGGACCCAAGGATCTGACAAAAGCGGACGAAATATTTGAAGAGACAGCGAAACATCTATTGAACAAGTTCAGCtctatgataaataaatacacgTATCTTCTCCTAATGGAAAGCATG CGTGAAGTGAGGACGTCAGAATTGATGATGATTGATAGATCTTTTGTATCTGAAGAGCAAAGTATTCTCCAGAGGTTAAAGGAACAGGAGGCAAAACTTAACG CGGAGTttaagaaggaagaaaaaccGTTGGTGCCAAAAGTTGAACCTGGCCTTGTGGAAGAGAACAAGTCAACCTTAACAGCATCGTCACCTTTGGTGAATGTATCTGTAAAACGCGAATTGGAAGATGATTTCCCAAGTGACGAAATGGAATGCAAACCAGTGATCAAGACGACGAGTAGTACAAGTGGTGATTACGACGAGTGGTTGGAGATTCAGAAGGCACTGGGTGTATATCCGTCTACCGCAGACACTTTGAAGTGTAAAAACGGCAATAACAGTGGTAGTGGTGCGTGTGCTGTTGCGAGATCATCGAAAATTGAAAGAACACGAGCAAACGGCGAGTGTCTTCGTGCAAATGTTGCAAATACAAATTTGCCCGGTGTCTCGAACGCGATTATGAAGGACGATTGCGAGCAGGATGTAAATACGTCCTTCGACAGGCGTTGGAGTAGTGCCACTGATCTTGAACGGGATTTGTCAGAGGATACCGACTTGGATGAATTGGCTTTGCACTCCCAGACGCAATGTCCAAGCAGTACTGCCCACGTGACGAGTAGCGAAAGCGGTAACACCGGTAACGAGCACGATGAGATCAACGCGCAAGTACAGTCCGCCATCGACAGCATTCTTAATCTTAAGCAACGTCCTACGAACACCCTAACAGGCAGCGGTAGCGGTAGTTCGTCATCGCAGTCCGGCGACTCGAAAGACACTGCGTTGGACCAAGCAGTCCGCAGCATCTTAGGCTCGTGA